From Arcticibacter tournemirensis, one genomic window encodes:
- the rfbC gene encoding dTDP-4-dehydrorhamnose 3,5-epimerase — translation MELITTPLEGCYIIKPAVFPDPRGYFFESFNEQRFNEKTGLNIHFVQDNQSMSSYGVLRGLHFQKGEHAQAKLVRVLKGEVLDVAVDLRRGSATYGQHYSVVLSEENKLQFFIPRGFAHGFVVLSEQAEFFYKCDNYYNKASEGGLHYADPALNIDWQVPAEQLLVSDKDLVLPGLDLL, via the coding sequence ATGGAATTAATTACTACACCTCTTGAGGGTTGTTATATTATAAAGCCTGCTGTATTTCCTGATCCGCGCGGGTACTTTTTCGAGAGTTTTAATGAACAGCGGTTTAATGAGAAAACGGGCCTGAATATTCACTTTGTGCAGGATAACCAGTCGATGTCGTCGTATGGTGTTTTGCGGGGTCTTCATTTCCAAAAGGGTGAGCATGCGCAGGCGAAGCTCGTAAGGGTATTGAAGGGTGAGGTATTGGATGTTGCTGTCGATCTTCGCCGTGGCTCGGCTACTTACGGTCAGCACTATAGTGTTGTATTAAGCGAGGAGAATAAACTGCAGTTTTTTATTCCGCGTGGTTTTGCTCACGGCTTTGTGGTGCTCTCTGAGCAGGCGGAGTTTTTTTATAAATGCGACAATTACTATAACAAGGCGTCGGAAGGCGGTTTACACTACGCCGATCCTGCGTTGAATATCGACTGGCAGGTTCCTGCCGAGCAATTGCTGGTGTCGGATAAAGACCTTGTGCTGCCGGGTTTAGATTTGTTGTAA
- a CDS encoding gliding motility-associated C-terminal domain-containing protein, which produces MHYIDIDASTETFSSSSADLILPDCSSITFAGLYWGGAISSTNSRFKDKNKIKLKKPGATAYIDLTADKTWGGQSFKDITSIVKLSQPSNGTFTVANVVADEGVVNVYAGWTIVIAYKHDLMPLRNLSVFEGLVGINFLSNVEFSISGFFSPPNGPVNFDFGFVAYDGDRSYSGDYLEINNQKVFDSAHNSDNLFNSSITNNGEVVQSRNPAYNNTLGYESSIIHLNNADFRYLKNGARSALINLDTDIESYLIGVLTASIDIYNPNIQLSHQYRNISKYGISVQAGETVELQYDLKNTGNDGSTNTVFIDTIPSLFAYVKGSIEVQDINGNWKALSDQSVDDAGEYMEAGRRVLVRLGEGANASRGGAVPADGQLKVRYKMQLIDDAELLGCAPAPVSKYGWLQYSGNVNPDKSWKVASDKAFSQYDCSGVRSPLVLALEPPLPPGDLNLTFYCPVSVADLALPKGYSLYKEDNTTASRGMPMPVAKISESGTYKAYRRLAAGCEFSYTIRVNMASIGIAAQPAPRKIVEGKSAEFSVETSGPDVKYQWQEDSGYDSWTDIPGATDRILTLRSVSLSKNRSRYRALISNPCGQKLVSYAVLLNVVESEEGTLFVPNAFRPNSAVEELTHFIVKGRKLSRWQMRVYNKWDQLIWETTKLNPDGSPAEGWDGKIGGQDAAQGIYLWAISAVFCDGSEWQGMSFNQSAPRKTGIVYLIR; this is translated from the coding sequence ATGCATTATATTGACATTGATGCATCAACTGAAACATTCAGCAGCAGCTCGGCAGATCTGATCCTTCCTGACTGTTCCTCTATAACTTTCGCAGGGCTTTATTGGGGAGGAGCTATTAGCTCTACAAATAGTAGATTTAAAGATAAAAATAAAATTAAGTTAAAGAAGCCAGGAGCTACGGCGTATATTGATTTAACTGCAGATAAAACGTGGGGGGGACAGTCTTTTAAAGATATCACTAGTATCGTAAAGTTGAGTCAACCGTCAAACGGTACTTTTACAGTTGCAAATGTTGTGGCAGATGAAGGGGTTGTTAACGTATATGCCGGATGGACGATAGTAATTGCTTATAAGCACGACCTTATGCCTCTACGAAACTTATCTGTTTTTGAAGGGCTCGTAGGTATCAATTTCCTAAGCAACGTAGAGTTTAGTATTTCAGGTTTTTTTTCTCCTCCCAACGGTCCTGTTAACTTTGATTTTGGGTTTGTTGCTTATGATGGAGATCGGAGTTATAGTGGAGACTACTTAGAAATTAACAATCAAAAAGTTTTTGATTCGGCACATAATTCAGATAACCTATTCAATAGTTCTATTACAAATAACGGGGAAGTCGTTCAAAGTAGAAATCCCGCTTATAATAATACGCTCGGTTATGAATCTAGCATTATTCACTTGAATAATGCGGATTTTAGGTATTTGAAAAATGGTGCCAGATCTGCTCTGATAAATTTGGACACCGATATTGAATCATATTTGATAGGCGTCCTTACGGCCTCAATAGACATCTACAATCCCAACATTCAATTATCTCACCAATACCGCAACATCAGCAAATATGGTATTTCAGTACAAGCCGGAGAAACTGTTGAACTGCAGTATGACTTGAAGAACACAGGTAATGACGGAAGTACGAACACTGTTTTTATCGATACCATTCCTTCTCTCTTTGCATACGTAAAGGGATCTATAGAAGTTCAAGACATTAATGGCAACTGGAAAGCCCTGAGTGACCAGAGCGTTGATGATGCAGGAGAGTATATGGAGGCTGGAAGGCGGGTGCTGGTTAGACTGGGAGAGGGAGCGAATGCTTCAAGAGGTGGGGCTGTACCGGCAGATGGCCAGTTGAAAGTGCGCTATAAAATGCAGCTAATTGATGATGCTGAATTGTTGGGTTGTGCTCCCGCGCCTGTTTCTAAATATGGCTGGCTGCAATACTCGGGAAACGTAAATCCGGACAAGAGCTGGAAAGTAGCTTCGGATAAGGCTTTTTCTCAATATGATTGTTCTGGCGTTCGCAGTCCCCTGGTGCTGGCGCTGGAACCGCCATTGCCTCCCGGGGATTTAAATCTCACCTTTTATTGCCCGGTTTCTGTTGCTGATCTGGCTTTACCTAAAGGATACTCTCTATACAAAGAGGATAACACCACAGCAAGCAGAGGTATGCCTATGCCGGTTGCGAAAATATCTGAGTCGGGTACGTATAAGGCTTACCGCAGGCTGGCTGCGGGCTGTGAGTTCAGCTATACTATCCGGGTAAATATGGCGTCTATTGGTATTGCTGCACAACCTGCTCCACGGAAGATTGTGGAGGGGAAAAGCGCTGAATTTTCTGTGGAAACAAGCGGGCCTGATGTGAAGTACCAGTGGCAGGAGGATTCCGGTTATGATTCGTGGACCGACATACCGGGCGCCACCGACCGGATTTTAACGCTGCGGAGCGTTTCGCTGAGCAAGAACCGGTCGCGTTACCGGGCGCTGATCTCTAATCCTTGCGGGCAGAAGCTGGTATCGTATGCCGTTCTTCTGAATGTGGTGGAGAGCGAGGAGGGTACGCTGTTTGTGCCGAATGCATTTAGGCCTAACAGTGCGGTGGAGGAACTTACCCACTTTATAGTGAAAGGACGGAAACTTTCGCGCTGGCAGATGAGGGTTTATAATAAGTGGGACCAGCTGATCTGGGAAACTACTAAGCTGAACCCTGACGGCAGTCCTGCGGAAGGCTGGGATGGTAAGATTGGTGGTCAGGATGCGGCGCAGGGTATCTATCTCTGGGCAATCTCTGCCGTCTTCTGCGATGGCTCTGAATGGCAGGGCATGAGTTTTAACCAGTCGGCACCGCGGAAAACGGGGATCGTTTATTTGATACGCTAG
- a CDS encoding type II toxin-antitoxin system HipA family toxin: MASKIFVYADWAGLPRTIQVGTLSAEVVRGREIFSFEYSEHWLQWPQAQILDPDLQLYSGPQYLADGKPNFGMFLDSSPDRWGRVLMKRREAIISRQEERKPRILNESDFLLGVFDGTRMGGLRFKTSEDGEYLSHATELAAPPWVNLRDLEYASLRLENEEMTSTEELRWLNMLMAPGSSLGGARPKASVNDPEGNLWIAKFPSINDEHNIGAWEMVVYELAVNSGITVAPARLQQFSGRHHTFLTRRFDRVQQTTRIHFASAMTLLGQQDGTDFHTGASYLDIAAFIIQNGRQVNNNLKELWARIVFNIMVKNTDDHLRNHGFLLREDGWELSPAYDMNANPQGNGLTLNISENDNSLDPELALSVAKHFRLKPQEASAIFNNIKNAVSKWPAIAAKYKLSRREQENMAMAFHNS, encoded by the coding sequence ATGGCGTCGAAAATTTTCGTTTATGCAGATTGGGCTGGATTACCACGAACCATACAGGTTGGCACATTGAGTGCAGAGGTTGTAAGAGGAAGAGAAATATTTTCCTTTGAATATAGCGAGCATTGGCTTCAGTGGCCACAAGCCCAGATTCTCGATCCCGACTTACAATTATATTCAGGCCCGCAATATCTGGCCGATGGTAAGCCGAATTTTGGCATGTTCCTTGATTCATCGCCTGATCGTTGGGGAAGGGTCCTAATGAAAAGACGGGAGGCGATCATTTCGCGTCAGGAAGAACGAAAACCGCGTATCCTGAATGAGTCAGACTTCCTATTGGGCGTGTTTGACGGAACCCGAATGGGCGGGCTTCGATTCAAAACCAGCGAAGACGGAGAATATTTGAGTCACGCTACCGAGCTCGCTGCACCGCCCTGGGTTAACCTGCGTGACCTCGAATATGCCAGTTTACGCCTTGAAAACGAAGAGATGACTTCAACTGAAGAACTACGTTGGCTAAACATGCTGATGGCTCCCGGTTCTTCTCTAGGCGGAGCCAGGCCTAAAGCCAGTGTGAACGATCCGGAAGGAAATTTGTGGATAGCCAAGTTCCCAAGTATCAATGATGAACACAATATTGGAGCATGGGAAATGGTTGTTTATGAACTGGCGGTGAACTCGGGTATCACAGTCGCACCTGCACGGCTTCAGCAATTTTCCGGAAGGCATCATACCTTTCTGACAAGGCGATTCGATCGCGTCCAGCAAACCACCAGAATACACTTTGCATCAGCGATGACCCTGCTTGGCCAGCAAGACGGCACTGATTTTCACACAGGGGCAAGCTATTTGGACATCGCAGCTTTTATCATTCAAAACGGGCGTCAGGTTAACAATAACCTAAAGGAGCTGTGGGCAAGGATCGTTTTCAATATCATGGTAAAAAATACCGATGATCACTTGCGCAACCATGGATTTTTATTGCGGGAAGACGGCTGGGAACTTTCACCAGCCTACGATATGAATGCCAACCCACAAGGCAACGGTTTGACTTTAAATATTTCAGAAAACGACAATTCTCTTGACCCGGAATTAGCCCTGTCGGTCGCAAAACATTTCCGGCTAAAGCCACAGGAAGCCAGCGCTATTTTTAACAACATTAAAAACGCAGTATCCAAATGGCCGGCCATTGCTGCCAAATATAAATTATCACGCCGGGAACAGGAAAACATGGCTATGGCATTTCATAACTCATAA
- a CDS encoding mannose-1-phosphate guanylyltransferase, whose product MNNYYAVIMAGGVGSRFWPVSRTSYPKQFIDIAGTGTSLIQATYQRFKDIVPEENIYILTNEKYRELVKEQLKGIQYHQVLCEPVMRNTAPCIAYACHKIAALDPEAAIVVAPSDHLILNTSQFTKDVSNALQTASENNCLITLGIQPSRPDTGYGYIRFSDHLLGNGFRKVQQFTEKPDKERAEAFLGSGEYLWNAGIFIWSAAEVLKAFDQHLPEMNSLFEDAKEIYNTPEEAEFLTQNYGQCQNISIDYGIMEQADNVYVLPVEFGWSDLGTWASLYTLAQKDEHENVVVPSGSAILYNSSGCMINLPAGKKIVVKGLKDYIIAESNNTLMIVPRNSEQEVKQVVADVKSTFGEDFA is encoded by the coding sequence ATGAACAATTACTACGCAGTTATTATGGCCGGAGGAGTAGGCAGCCGTTTCTGGCCCGTAAGCCGCACTTCTTATCCCAAACAATTTATCGACATTGCCGGTACCGGCACGAGCCTCATCCAGGCTACTTATCAGCGTTTTAAAGACATCGTACCCGAAGAAAATATCTACATTCTCACTAACGAGAAATACAGGGAGCTGGTAAAAGAACAACTAAAAGGAATTCAGTACCACCAGGTACTGTGCGAGCCGGTAATGCGCAACACCGCGCCCTGCATCGCCTATGCCTGCCACAAGATTGCCGCTCTCGATCCCGAAGCAGCGATAGTAGTGGCACCATCCGACCATCTCATACTCAATACCTCACAGTTTACAAAAGACGTAAGCAACGCACTGCAAACGGCGAGCGAGAACAACTGCCTCATTACACTGGGCATTCAGCCATCCCGGCCAGATACAGGCTATGGATACATTCGCTTCAGCGACCATCTGCTGGGAAACGGATTCCGTAAAGTGCAGCAGTTTACAGAGAAGCCCGATAAAGAACGCGCCGAAGCATTTCTGGGAAGCGGAGAGTACCTGTGGAATGCGGGGATCTTCATTTGGAGCGCCGCTGAAGTGCTAAAAGCATTTGATCAGCATCTTCCCGAAATGAATTCCTTGTTTGAGGATGCAAAAGAAATATATAACACCCCCGAAGAAGCCGAATTTCTAACCCAAAACTACGGACAGTGCCAGAACATCTCCATCGATTATGGCATCATGGAGCAGGCCGATAACGTGTATGTACTTCCGGTAGAGTTCGGCTGGTCAGATCTCGGCACCTGGGCATCCCTCTATACTCTTGCCCAAAAAGACGAGCATGAAAACGTAGTGGTTCCCTCCGGCAGCGCTATACTCTATAACAGCAGCGGCTGCATGATCAACCTCCCGGCAGGCAAAAAAATCGTAGTAAAAGGACTGAAAGATTATATTATTGCAGAGTCTAACAACACACTGATGATCGTCCCCCGCAACAGCGAGCAGGAAGTAAAACAGGTTGTAGCCGACGTCAAATCAACCTTTGGCGAAGATTTCGCTTAG
- a CDS encoding gliding motility protein RemB: MKKISLAAVLICGTLFSASAQMASQPYSYSFYQKLNRDMYNINTKTHSSLKPFFIGDSLLLKADSITAGYSEGSGILSRRFFNNHQAEVKKENYTLYADFLPDITLGRDGENDKSTWLRSFGYQIGGTISNKLSFHTSGFFNKAKLPSYYSRYIQEHKVLPGQRHKINRPDSTLTDEADWNYFTGQVSYTPIKYINIQAGYDKNFIGDGYRSLLLSDFGSPYPFLKLTGTLGAVRYMAMWSSLQDPSAPKFEKADRRKGAIFHYLDWNVTKRLSVGFFDAVVWATHDSLGNKRGFDPGYASPIIFLRPVESDGGSPDNAVMGFTAKYELFDKMAVYGQFALDEFQAKEFFSGDGSSRNKWGVQLGVRGADLLKVPRLNYLLEFNTARPYTFSERIAVVNYAHYNEPLGHPYGANFRETIGMLNYSIKRFEISTQLLYSRYGKDIDGLNYGRDLFKPYTQPARDNGNYIGQGLGTDLYYTDTRVAFLLNPAYNLRLEAGLITRNEKNRMEKNNTTLFTFGLRTSFRNLYQDF, from the coding sequence ATGAAGAAAATCAGCCTCGCCGCCGTCCTTATTTGCGGAACGCTCTTCAGCGCTTCCGCACAGATGGCTTCACAGCCCTATTCATATTCCTTTTATCAAAAGCTAAACAGGGATATGTATAATATAAATACCAAAACACATAGCTCACTGAAACCATTCTTTATTGGCGACAGTCTGCTTCTTAAGGCCGACTCGATAACCGCCGGGTATTCAGAAGGCAGCGGTATTCTAAGCCGCAGGTTCTTCAATAACCACCAGGCCGAAGTAAAAAAAGAAAATTATACCTTGTATGCCGACTTCCTACCCGATATTACTCTTGGAAGAGATGGCGAAAATGACAAGAGTACATGGCTTCGCTCCTTTGGCTACCAGATAGGCGGAACCATCAGCAATAAATTATCCTTCCATACCAGCGGATTTTTCAATAAAGCGAAGCTCCCAAGCTATTACAGCCGGTACATCCAGGAACACAAAGTATTGCCCGGCCAGCGGCATAAGATCAATCGCCCCGACAGCACACTAACAGATGAAGCCGACTGGAATTACTTTACCGGGCAGGTATCTTATACCCCCATTAAATACATTAATATCCAGGCAGGATACGATAAAAACTTCATCGGCGACGGTTACCGCTCGCTGCTGCTGAGCGACTTTGGCTCGCCTTATCCTTTTCTTAAACTTACCGGAACATTGGGCGCCGTGCGCTACATGGCCATGTGGAGCTCGCTGCAGGATCCATCCGCACCTAAGTTTGAAAAGGCAGACCGAAGAAAAGGAGCGATATTTCACTATCTCGACTGGAATGTAACCAAACGCCTCTCTGTCGGCTTCTTTGATGCGGTGGTATGGGCAACGCATGATAGCTTAGGCAACAAAAGAGGATTCGATCCCGGATATGCCAGCCCGATTATCTTTTTACGTCCCGTAGAATCCGACGGCGGATCACCCGACAATGCCGTTATGGGTTTCACGGCCAAATACGAGCTGTTTGATAAAATGGCTGTATACGGTCAATTTGCACTCGATGAGTTCCAGGCGAAAGAATTCTTTTCGGGCGATGGTAGCTCGAGGAATAAATGGGGAGTACAATTAGGCGTCAGAGGGGCCGACCTGCTGAAAGTGCCGCGTCTCAACTACCTGCTTGAGTTCAATACCGCCCGGCCCTATACCTTCAGCGAGCGAATCGCAGTGGTTAATTACGCTCACTATAACGAACCTCTCGGGCACCCTTATGGGGCTAACTTCAGGGAAACCATTGGAATGTTAAACTATTCAATTAAACGTTTCGAGATCAGCACGCAGTTACTTTATTCACGATACGGCAAAGACATTGACGGCCTGAATTATGGAAGAGACCTGTTTAAGCCCTATACCCAACCAGCGCGCGACAACGGAAATTATATCGGCCAGGGTCTCGGAACAGATCTGTACTATACAGATACGCGTGTTGCCTTCCTTTTAAATCCGGCTTATAATCTTCGTCTTGAAGCAGGCTTAATAACCCGCAACGAGAAAAACCGCATGGAGAAAAATAATACCACCCTGTTCACCTTTGGACTTCGTACATCATTCAGAAACCTCTACCAGGACTTCTAA
- a CDS encoding type II toxin-antitoxin system HigB family toxin — protein MLIFVLMVIIAKTIINNFAEKHITSKSALNSWFHIVKQSDWRNFSDVKNTFGSVDAVGNDRYVFNIKGNDFRLVAMIFFDKRTVYIRFVGTHAEYDKIADCSRV, from the coding sequence TTGCTTATCTTTGTACTGATGGTTATCATCGCCAAAACGATCATTAATAATTTCGCAGAGAAGCATATTACATCGAAATCAGCCTTGAATAGTTGGTTTCATATTGTAAAACAATCGGACTGGCGTAATTTCTCTGATGTCAAAAACACATTTGGAAGTGTGGACGCTGTAGGTAATGATCGCTATGTATTTAATATCAAGGGCAATGATTTTAGGTTAGTTGCTATGATTTTTTTCGATAAGCGGACCGTCTACATACGTTTCGTCGGTACGCATGCCGAGTATGACAAGATCGCGGATTGTTCACGTGTATAA
- a CDS encoding helix-turn-helix domain-containing protein, whose protein sequence is MIDRIRNEKQYNQVMSLIENFIQKATDGGGFHSLSKKEADELERLGLLAEKFEDEVLKVMPMRLTISSVVQAKKEELGVTQKGLASMLGISAPKLSQILSGKREPDVPFLKSLHEKLGIDGNFILQQI, encoded by the coding sequence ATGATAGACAGGATCAGGAACGAAAAGCAGTATAATCAGGTGATGTCTTTGATAGAAAACTTCATTCAAAAGGCTACCGATGGAGGAGGGTTCCATTCATTGAGCAAGAAAGAAGCCGATGAACTGGAGCGGCTTGGCTTATTGGCAGAGAAGTTTGAGGACGAAGTATTGAAGGTTATGCCAATGCGCTTAACCATTAGCTCTGTCGTACAGGCGAAAAAAGAAGAACTTGGAGTCACTCAAAAAGGGCTGGCATCTATGCTGGGTATAAGTGCACCAAAACTATCACAAATATTAAGCGGCAAACGCGAACCCGATGTTCCCTTCCTTAAATCCCTTCATGAGAAACTGGGGATAGATGGTAATTTTATATTACAACAAATCTAA
- a CDS encoding LTA synthase family protein, producing MERQIFKGLRGLGQNIYISLLLKLLLVAALYTVCRIAYYLFNTSLFPAIDAGAFLLILAGGLKFDISAILYTNSLYIASQIIPFKFRHHPLYQKITAGIFYVVNGLALVANIADIAYYPFTLKRTTFTVFSQFSGEQNRLRLLSRFLFDYWYLLLLLVVLVMAMVWLYKRIGKHKVTFRNPVAYYLSSLLMIPVVAGLFIAGARGGFRHSTRPITLSNAGEYVENPAEQNIVLNTPFALLRTIKTKSLKKEQFFSQQQLDSLYNPLKAPDSSAAPFIKKNVVVILLESFSREYLGGFNRDLEGGKYKGYTPFLDSLMERSLVFTNAYANGRKSIEGLPSVLASIPGIQEPFVLSDYSYNRINSFGNLLSAEGYHTSFFHGAPNGSMGFSSFVKMAGIKNYYGMTEYDNDDDFDGMWGIWDEPFMQFWAQNLNRFKQPFFSALFSVSSHHPFKIPEKYEGRFPEGTLPVHRGVGYTDFSLKQFFKTASRMPWYRNTLFVITADHSSVAWHEEYKTSLGAYAVPIMIYDPSGDLKGRNDQPVQQADILPTVLNYLHYKKPYFAFGNDMIRYSDDHPVIHFTDGLYQIIMGDFVLMFDGEKSVEMYNYRSDRLLSRNIINTGDPMQNKLEMHVKAFIQQYNAHMIDNTLTVNHNSSLKIHNP from the coding sequence TTGGAAAGACAGATTTTTAAGGGCTTAAGAGGCCTTGGCCAGAATATTTACATTTCGCTGCTGCTTAAGCTGCTTTTGGTTGCGGCGCTTTATACAGTTTGCCGCATAGCTTATTACCTGTTTAATACTTCATTGTTCCCGGCAATTGATGCCGGGGCGTTCCTGCTGATCCTGGCAGGGGGGCTGAAGTTTGACATCAGCGCCATACTTTATACCAATTCGCTGTATATCGCCAGCCAGATCATTCCTTTTAAATTCAGACATCATCCCCTCTATCAGAAGATTACTGCGGGGATCTTTTATGTGGTGAACGGACTGGCCCTGGTGGCTAATATTGCCGACATTGCTTATTATCCCTTCACCCTGAAACGTACTACCTTCACCGTGTTTTCGCAGTTTTCGGGCGAGCAGAACCGGCTGAGGCTCTTATCCCGGTTTTTGTTCGACTACTGGTATCTGCTGCTGCTGCTGGTTGTGTTGGTAATGGCCATGGTATGGCTCTATAAACGAATCGGGAAGCATAAGGTTACTTTCAGGAATCCGGTTGCTTATTACCTGAGCTCTTTGCTGATGATTCCGGTAGTGGCTGGTTTGTTTATCGCTGGTGCAAGGGGTGGCTTCAGGCATAGCACACGCCCTATTACGCTGAGTAACGCCGGCGAATATGTTGAGAACCCGGCCGAGCAGAACATTGTGTTGAATACTCCTTTCGCCCTGCTGCGGACGATAAAGACGAAGTCGTTAAAGAAAGAGCAGTTTTTTTCGCAGCAGCAGCTGGATTCGTTGTATAATCCGCTTAAGGCTCCGGATAGTAGTGCGGCGCCTTTTATTAAAAAGAATGTAGTGGTGATCCTGCTGGAGAGTTTCAGCCGTGAATATCTCGGCGGCTTTAACCGTGACCTTGAAGGGGGGAAATACAAGGGATATACTCCTTTTCTGGATTCGCTGATGGAGCGCAGCCTGGTGTTTACCAACGCCTATGCGAATGGCCGTAAATCGATCGAGGGCCTTCCTTCGGTGCTGGCCAGTATCCCCGGAATACAGGAGCCTTTTGTGCTTTCTGACTATTCGTATAACCGGATTAACAGCTTCGGTAACCTGCTGTCGGCAGAGGGCTATCATACATCGTTTTTTCACGGCGCCCCCAATGGCTCCATGGGCTTCAGCTCTTTTGTGAAGATGGCCGGGATCAAAAATTATTACGGCATGACGGAGTATGATAACGATGACGACTTTGATGGTATGTGGGGGATATGGGATGAGCCTTTTATGCAGTTCTGGGCACAGAACCTGAACCGCTTTAAACAGCCTTTCTTCAGCGCTCTGTTTTCGGTATCATCGCATCATCCTTTTAAGATCCCTGAGAAGTATGAGGGTCGCTTCCCTGAGGGTACCTTGCCCGTGCACCGTGGCGTAGGGTATACGGATTTTTCGCTGAAGCAGTTTTTTAAAACGGCGTCGCGTATGCCCTGGTATCGCAATACCCTCTTCGTTATTACTGCAGACCACTCTTCTGTGGCCTGGCATGAGGAATATAAAACTTCGCTTGGGGCTTATGCTGTTCCGATTATGATTTACGATCCTTCAGGGGATCTGAAAGGACGGAATGATCAACCCGTGCAACAGGCGGATATTCTGCCTACTGTGCTGAATTACCTGCATTACAAAAAGCCCTATTTTGCTTTTGGCAACGATATGATTCGTTATTCGGATGACCACCCGGTTATACACTTTACGGATGGCCTGTACCAGATCATTATGGGAGACTTTGTCCTGATGTTCGATGGAGAGAAATCGGTGGAAATGTACAATTATCGCAGCGACCGGCTGCTGTCCCGTAATATTATTAACACCGGCGACCCGATGCAGAATAAGCTTGAAATGCACGTAAAGGCTTTTATTCAGCAGTATAATGCTCATATGATCGATAATACGTTAACCGTAAATCATAATTCATCACTCAAAATTCATAATCCCTAA
- a CDS encoding helix-turn-helix domain-containing protein — translation MKQHLVLLPKAQKVLNNFGENIKLARLRRKLSTEQVSERAGISRSTLWQIEKGTPTVAMGAYFQVLFVLGLESDFLKLGADDELGRKLQDAGLLVKERAPKK, via the coding sequence ATGAAGCAGCATCTTGTATTATTACCAAAGGCGCAGAAAGTACTTAACAATTTTGGAGAAAACATCAAACTGGCCCGTTTGCGCCGAAAACTGAGTACTGAACAAGTATCTGAAAGGGCAGGCATCAGCAGATCCACCCTGTGGCAAATTGAGAAAGGCACACCAACAGTCGCCATGGGAGCCTATTTCCAGGTATTATTCGTCCTCGGCCTTGAGAGTGATTTTCTGAAGCTGGGCGCCGACGATGAACTCGGCAGAAAACTACAGGACGCAGGCTTACTTGTAAAGGAAAGAGCTCCTAAAAAATAA